A window from Salvia miltiorrhiza cultivar Shanhuang (shh) chromosome 2, IMPLAD_Smil_shh, whole genome shotgun sequence encodes these proteins:
- the LOC131009792 gene encoding uncharacterized protein LOC131009792: MEREGEGEWREVRRRGRGASSYSKTQRTGARFDNKVMENSVSFFFNNFPEGTWMETLENRFARVGKVLDIFCPRKRYLKGKPFGFVRFEGGADITRTLEELNNIWIGSYKMRAYVPKFERPRTEEQKKRTENRPEVQQSRFPVSKTDHNFARQAHLIPKGLRQSGKSFAEAIGGSAVPPADEIIGFQTTEEERTWLLKSFTGYVKSDFLWEDFEEEINSECASMLRISSLGGNLVIIQSIDHRPVQELLNGLDEWVSFWFEWVRPWSYVDVQTQRTVWTKWLGVPLQAWNSRFFHLACSKMGMVLKIHESTKERSRLDMALIQISTGLGPIDKTLQCNIDGARFKIRVVELQDQNALEIPCSQVAETESEDFSSSELEEEMEGSGSPAHAQVFHGGPVQSQDGGEIESTPVQPAIASFSVQNAADFPTPEKDCQQAVMEQSAGLRNQ, translated from the coding sequence ATGGAGAGAGAAGGCGAAGGTGAGTGGAGAGAAGTGAGGAGGAGGGGGAGAGGAGCGAGCAGCTATTCCAAAACTCAGAGAACCGGCGCTAGGTTTGACAACAAAGTGATGGAAAATAgtgtttctttcttcttcaacaATTTTCCGGAAGGGACTTGGATGGAAACTCTTGAGAATAGGTTCGCCAGAGTCGGTAAAGTTTTGGATATCTTCTGCCCAAGAAAGAGATACTTGAAAGGCAAACCCTTCGGCTTCGTCCGTTTTGAGGGGGGAGCAGATATCACCCGCACATTGGAGGAACTGAATAACATCTGGATCGGAAGTTACAAAATGAGAGCATACGTTCCAAAGTTTGAGAGACCGAGGACGGAAGAGCAAAAGAAGAGAACTGAAAATCGACCGGAGGTGCAGCAGAGCAGGTTTCCGGTAAGTAAAACAGATCATAACTTCGCACGACAGGCCCATCTTATCCCCAAAGGTCTCAGACAAAGCGGAAAATCCTTCGCTGAAGCAATAGGCGGGTCGGCGGTTCCTCCGGCAGACGAGATTATTGGGTTCCAAACCACGGAAGAAGAAAGAACGTGGCTTCTCAAGTCCTTTACTGGGTACGTTAAGTCGGATTTTCTGTGGGAagactttgaagaagaaatcaATAGTGAATGTGCCTCGATGCTTAGGATCTCATCTCTCGGAGGAAACCTTGTGATTATCCAAAGCATCGATCATCGACCGGTTCAGGAGCTGCTCAATGGTCTCGACGAATGGGTCAGTTTCTGGTTTGAATGGGTTAGGCCCTGGTCCTACGTCGATGTCCAAACCCAAAGGACAGTATGGACTAAATGGCTTGGGGTGCCATTACAGGCTTGGAACTCAAGGTTCTTCCATCTAGCTTGCTCTAAAATGGGAATGGTCCTCAAAATTCATGAATCCACTAAGGAAAGGTCCCGCCTTGACATGGCGTTGATCCAGATCTCCACGGGACTGGGGCCAATCGACAAGACCCTTCAATGTAACATTGATGGAGCTCGTTTTAAGATCCGGGTCGTTGAATTGCAAGACCAAAATGCGTTGGAAATTCCTTGCTCCCAGGTCGCAGAAACTGAATCGGAAGACTTCTCGTCATCGGAGCTGGAGGAGGAGATGGAGGGGTCCGGGTCTCCGGCGCATGCGCAGGTTTTTCACGGCGGCCCGGTTCAATCTCAGGATGGGGGGGAGATTGAATCAACTCCGGTCCAGCCAGCGATCGCTTCGTTTTCTGTTCAAAATGCAGCCGACTTCCCTACTCCCGAAAAAGATTGTCAGCAAGCAGTTATGGAACAATCAGCTGGGTTAAGGAATCAATAG
- the LOC131009793 gene encoding uncharacterized protein LOC131009793, with protein sequence MVRRNDLTTGERNSIVQFVLEDSHGGKPKRGRMKEAAVKFGVCRRTVTRLWNAAKKQQSQGEHMHSCSGKINKTRRKRVEIDLELISSMELNKRATIRRLARGINCSKNTVGRWVSKGLIRAHTSAIKPDLTAPNKLIHLKFSLEAIEYDRILKVLQYKSMHNTMHIDEKWFYLTKSNHRYYLTPTEAEPQRSCKNKKFITKVMFICAVCRPLIAEDGTVLFYGKIGIFPFTEYVPAKRNSKNREAGTLEQKPIQSITKEVIKDCIINKIIPAIKAKWPQFASRVIFIQQDNAKPHIKDSDPDFRQATSSDGFDIKIVHQPPNSPDTNINDLGWFMAIQSLQTESVCTNIDTLVEAVKSSFDELSPVTLNNVFLSLQGCLTEILKVKGHNTYKIPHMKK encoded by the exons ATGGTGAGGCGCAACGATCTAACCACGGGAGAGAGAAACTCCATCGTCCAATTTGTGCTTGAAGACAGCCACGGTGGGAAGCCAAAACGTGGTCGAATGAAGGAGGCTGCTGTCAAGTTCGGCGTTTGTCGGCGGACGGTGACTCGCCTATGGAACGCTGCCAAAAAACAGCAAAGCCAAGGTGAGCATATGCATTCATGCAGTGGGAAAATCAACAAAACAAGGCGCAAAAGAGTTGAAATAGACTTGGAATTAATTTCAAGCATGGAGTTAAACAAAAGAGCAACTATTAGAAGGCTAGCACGTGGAATTAATTGCAGCAAGAACACAGTTGGGCGATGGGTAAGCAAAGGTTTGATCAGGGCTCATACTAGTGCTATTAAGCCCGATTTAACAGCCCCTAATAAGTTGATACATCTAAAGTTTTCTCTTGAAGCAATCGAGTATGATAGAATACTCAAGGTGCTTCAATACAAGAGCATGCACAACACGATGCATATCGATGAGAAATGGTTTTACTTAACCAAATCAAATCATCGATACTATCTCACACCAACCGAGGCTGAACCACAAAGGAGttgcaaaaataaaaagttcaTCACTAAGGTCATGTTTATATGCGCTGTCTGCAGACCACTGATTGCAGAGGATGGAACAGTTCTTTTTTATGGGAAAATAGGGATTTTCCCATTTACAGAATATGTACCAGCCAAGAGGAATAGCAAAAACAGGGAGGCGGGTACACTCGAGCAAAAGCCCATTCAATCAATCACGAAGGAAGTAATTAAGGACTGCATTATAAACAAG ATTATTCCTGCAATTAAGGCCAAGTGGCCACAGTTTGCTAGTAGGGTCATCTTTATTCAACAAGACAACGCAAAACCGCACATTAAAGACAGTGATCCTGATTTTAGACAGGCTACCAGCTCGGATGGCTTTGACATAAAAATTGTTCATCAACCACCGAACTCACCGGATACCAACATTAATGATCTAGGTTGGTTTATGGCTATTCAAAGCCTACAAACTGAATCAGTTTGTACCAACATAGATACATTAGTGGAGGCAGTCAAGAGTTCATTTGATGAACTATCTCCTGTAACATTAAACAATGTTTTCTTGAGCCTTCAAGGTTGTTTGACTGAAATTCTAAAGGTCAAAGGGCACAACACCTACAAAATTCCTCACATGAAGAAATGA